One region of Bacterioplanoides sp. SCSIO 12839 genomic DNA includes:
- a CDS encoding Lrp/AsnC family transcriptional regulator — MNKETFDKIELDRTDKRILELLQQDGSLSNLDLADKVGLSPSPCSRRVKALEESGLIQGYRAHLDARRLGLNLMALINVSMDRHTPDRFENFEQILRDCPSVLECYLITGQTADYVIKVLVEDMDDFQQFLLGTLTRIEGVSGVHSSFVMRKVLDRTQITIR, encoded by the coding sequence TTGAATAAAGAAACTTTCGACAAAATTGAGCTGGATCGAACGGATAAGCGCATTCTTGAGTTGCTACAGCAGGACGGCAGTCTGAGTAATCTGGATCTGGCTGATAAGGTTGGATTATCGCCATCGCCTTGTTCCCGGAGGGTCAAAGCGCTGGAGGAGAGTGGCCTGATTCAGGGCTATCGCGCTCATCTGGATGCCCGACGTTTAGGATTGAACCTGATGGCGCTGATTAACGTCAGTATGGATCGCCATACCCCGGACCGGTTTGAGAACTTCGAGCAAATATTGCGCGATTGCCCTTCGGTATTGGAGTGTTATCTGATCACTGGCCAGACGGCTGATTATGTGATTAAAGTGCTGGTGGAAGATATGGATGATTTTCAGCAATTTTTATTGGGCACTTTGACGCGGATTGAAGGGGTCTCTGGGGTCCACTCCAGCTTTGTGATGCGTAAGGTGTTGGATCGTACCCAAATCACCATTCGCTGA